One window of Globicephala melas chromosome 2, mGloMel1.2, whole genome shotgun sequence genomic DNA carries:
- the GEMIN2 gene encoding gem-associated protein 2 isoform X1: MRWVGQTALKTMAWVPAESAVEELMPRLLPVEPCDLTDSFDPNVPPRTPQEYLRRVQIEAAHCPDVVVAQIDPKKLKRKQSVNVSLSGCQPAPEGYSPTLQWQQQQVAQFSTVRQSVNRHRSHWKSQQLDSNVTMPKSEDEEGWKKFCLGERLYAEGAVGPAASESPGIDYVQIGFPPLLSIVSRMNQATVTSVLEYLSNWFGERDFTPELGRWLYALLACLEKPLLPEAHSLIRQLARRCSEVRLLVDSKDDERVPALNLLICLVSS, translated from the exons ATGCGCTGGGTGGGACAGACCGCATTGAAAACTATGGCGTGGGTACCGGCGGAGTCTGCAGTGGAAGAGTTGATGCCCCGGCTGTTGCCAGTGGAGCCCTGCGACTTGACAGACAGTTTTGATCCCAACGTACCTCCGAGAACTCCCCAAGAATACCTAAGGCGGGTCCA gatCGAAGCAGCTCACTGTCCAGATGTTGTGGTAGCTCAAATTGACCCAAAGAAGTTGAAAAGGAAGCAAAGTGTGAATGTTTCT CTTTCAGGATGCCAACCTGCTCCTGAAGGATATTCCCCCACTCTTCAGTGGCAACAGCAGCAAGTGGCACAGTTTTCAACTGTTCGGCAG AGTGTGAACAGACATAGAAGTCACTGGAAATCACAGCAGTTGGATAGTAATGTGACCATG ccaAAATCTGAAGATGAAGAAGGCTGGAAAAAATTTTGTCTGGGTGAGAGGTTATATGCTGAAGGGGCTGTTGGACCAGCTGCAAGTGAAAGTCCTGGAATCGATTATGTACAA attggTTTTCCTCCCTTGCTTAGTATTGTTAGCAGAATGAATCAG GCAACAGTAACTAGCGTCTTGGAATATCTGAGTAATTGGTTTGGAGAAAGAGACTTTACTCCAGAATTG GGAAGATGGCTTTATGCTTTATTGGCTTGTCTTGAAAAACCTTTATTACCGGAGGCTCATTCACTGATTCGGCAGCTTGCAAGAAGGTGCTCTGAAGTGAGGCTTTTAGTG gacAGCAAAGATGATGAGAGGGTTCCTGCTTTGAATTTGTTAATCTGCTTGGTTAGCAG CTAA
- the GEMIN2 gene encoding gem-associated protein 2 isoform X2, translated as MAWVPAESAVEELMPRLLPVEPCDLTDSFDPNVPPRTPQEYLRIEAAHCPDVVVAQIDPKKLKRKQSVNVSLSGCQPAPEGYSPTLQWQQQQVAQFSTVRQSVNRHRSHWKSQQLDSNVTMPKSEDEEGWKKFCLGERLYAEGAVGPAASESPGIDYVQIGFPPLLSIVSRMNQATVTSVLEYLSNWFGERDFTPELGRWLYALLACLEKPLLPEAHSLIRQLARRCSEVRLLVDSKDDERVPALNLLICLVSS; from the exons ATGGCGTGGGTACCGGCGGAGTCTGCAGTGGAAGAGTTGATGCCCCGGCTGTTGCCAGTGGAGCCCTGCGACTTGACAGACAGTTTTGATCCCAACGTACCTCCGAGAACTCCCCAAGAATACCTAAG gatCGAAGCAGCTCACTGTCCAGATGTTGTGGTAGCTCAAATTGACCCAAAGAAGTTGAAAAGGAAGCAAAGTGTGAATGTTTCT CTTTCAGGATGCCAACCTGCTCCTGAAGGATATTCCCCCACTCTTCAGTGGCAACAGCAGCAAGTGGCACAGTTTTCAACTGTTCGGCAG AGTGTGAACAGACATAGAAGTCACTGGAAATCACAGCAGTTGGATAGTAATGTGACCATG ccaAAATCTGAAGATGAAGAAGGCTGGAAAAAATTTTGTCTGGGTGAGAGGTTATATGCTGAAGGGGCTGTTGGACCAGCTGCAAGTGAAAGTCCTGGAATCGATTATGTACAA attggTTTTCCTCCCTTGCTTAGTATTGTTAGCAGAATGAATCAG GCAACAGTAACTAGCGTCTTGGAATATCTGAGTAATTGGTTTGGAGAAAGAGACTTTACTCCAGAATTG GGAAGATGGCTTTATGCTTTATTGGCTTGTCTTGAAAAACCTTTATTACCGGAGGCTCATTCACTGATTCGGCAGCTTGCAAGAAGGTGCTCTGAAGTGAGGCTTTTAGTG gacAGCAAAGATGATGAGAGGGTTCCTGCTTTGAATTTGTTAATCTGCTTGGTTAGCAG CTAA
- the GEMIN2 gene encoding gem-associated protein 2 isoform X3, whose translation MAWVPAESAVEELMPRLLPVEPCDLTDSFDPNVPPRTPQEYLRRVQIEAAHCPDVVVAQIDPKKLKRKQSVNVSLSGCQPAPEGYSPTLQWQQQQVAQFSTVRQSVNRHRSHWKSQQLDSNVTMPKSEDEEGWKKFCLGERLYAEGAVGPAASESPGIDYVQGRWLYALLACLEKPLLPEAHSLIRQLARRCSEVRLLVDSKDDERVPALNLLICLVSS comes from the exons ATGGCGTGGGTACCGGCGGAGTCTGCAGTGGAAGAGTTGATGCCCCGGCTGTTGCCAGTGGAGCCCTGCGACTTGACAGACAGTTTTGATCCCAACGTACCTCCGAGAACTCCCCAAGAATACCTAAGGCGGGTCCA gatCGAAGCAGCTCACTGTCCAGATGTTGTGGTAGCTCAAATTGACCCAAAGAAGTTGAAAAGGAAGCAAAGTGTGAATGTTTCT CTTTCAGGATGCCAACCTGCTCCTGAAGGATATTCCCCCACTCTTCAGTGGCAACAGCAGCAAGTGGCACAGTTTTCAACTGTTCGGCAG AGTGTGAACAGACATAGAAGTCACTGGAAATCACAGCAGTTGGATAGTAATGTGACCATG ccaAAATCTGAAGATGAAGAAGGCTGGAAAAAATTTTGTCTGGGTGAGAGGTTATATGCTGAAGGGGCTGTTGGACCAGCTGCAAGTGAAAGTCCTGGAATCGATTATGTACAA GGAAGATGGCTTTATGCTTTATTGGCTTGTCTTGAAAAACCTTTATTACCGGAGGCTCATTCACTGATTCGGCAGCTTGCAAGAAGGTGCTCTGAAGTGAGGCTTTTAGTG gacAGCAAAGATGATGAGAGGGTTCCTGCTTTGAATTTGTTAATCTGCTTGGTTAGCAG CTAA